Sequence from the Candidatus Binatota bacterium genome:
CTTGCCGCCGGTCTTTTTGCCGCCATCCGAAAAACTCGCCTCTCGTTTTTCAACGAAGGCGTCGCGCGCCTCCTGCGAATCGGACGACGCGTACATCTCGTAGGTAAAGCCCTGCTCAAAACGGTAGCTGCGCTTTATGTCCACCGGCTCTATGCCGTTCAGGGCCTCCTTTGCCACGCGCACGGCGCGTGGGCTCTTGGCCGCGATGACGGCGGCCAGCTCGCGGGCGGCGGCGGCCAGTTGATCGCGAGGATGCACGCTTTCTACCGCGCCCAGTCGGTAAGCTTCGAGGGCGTCTATGGGCTCGCCGGTAAAAAACATGCGCCGTACTTTCTGCAACGGGAACATGCGCGCCAGGTGAGTAGCCGCACCCATGGCTCCACGGTCTATCTCGGGCAGACCAAAGGTCGCGTCGTCAGAAGCCAGTATGATGTCGGCCGAGCCGACCATGCCGATGCCCCCACCCAGGCAGAAACCCGACACCGCCATCACGACCGGCACCGCGCAGTCGTGTATGGCGGCAAAGGTGTCGTAGCAGCCGTGGTTGACCTCCACTATGCGTGAACTGTCGGCAGCGAGTTCCTTGATGTCCACCCCAGCGCAGAAGCCGCGTCCCTCGTTGCGACAGAGCACCACGTTTACCGACGGATCGTCGCCCAGTTGCGTAAACAGTCCCGCGAGTTCGTGCCACTCGCCGCTGTCAAAGGCGTTTACCGGCGGCTTGTCCAGCACCAACTCG
This genomic interval carries:
- a CDS encoding enoyl-CoA hydratase family protein produces the protein MAFKTSISDGLAELVLDKPPVNAFDSGEWHELAGLFTQLGDDPSVNVVLCRNEGRGFCAGVDIKELAADSSRIVEVNHGCYDTFAAIHDCAVPVVMAVSGFCLGGGIGMVGSADIILASDDATFGLPEIDRGAMGAATHLARMFPLQKVRRMFFTGEPIDALEAYRLGAVESVHPRDQLAAAARELAAVIAAKSPRAVRVAKEALNGIEPVDIKRSYRFEQGFTYEMYASSDSQEARDAFVEKREASFSDGGKKTGGKGNKD